A section of the Drosophila sechellia strain sech25 chromosome 3L, ASM438219v1, whole genome shotgun sequence genome encodes:
- the LOC6605302 gene encoding mucin-22 isoform X6 has protein sequence MRLFLVAVLAAYLAYVAAQSQSDTVTAVATPVIKPQPCCESVRQTLIEIRKDIRLWLLDRLFGKLLLLHDGELLGNTNYVNCVNGKKQLPLLDGSSNTDQSASTNTITKIIDDGLSSQTTSSSAPVVEVTQESSSNGDGNSTQSSTTTTTTTTTSSDAGQSTTSSDPVVEVSQGTNGVNSSTQSSTTTKTSSDEGKTTTSSSPVVEVTQGSSSNGDGNSTQSSTTTTTTTTTSSDAGQSTTSSDPVVEVSQGTNGDNSSTQSSSSTTTTTSSDKGQTTTFSSPVVEVTQGSSSNGDGNSTQSSTTTTTTTTTSSDAGQSTTSSDPVVEVSQGTNGDNSSTQSSSSTTTTTSSDKGQTTTSSSPVVEVTQGSSSNGDGNSTQSSTTTTTTTTTSSDAGQSTTSSDPVVEVSQGTNGDNSSTQSSSSTTTTTSSDKGQTTTSSSPVVEVTQGSSSNGDGNSTQSSTTTTTTTTTSSDAGQSTTSSDPVVEVSQGTNGVNSSTQSSTTTTTSSDKGQTTTSSSPVVEVTKGSSSNGDGNSTQSSTTTTTTTTTSSDAGQSTTSSDPVVEVSQGTNGDNSSTQSSSSTTTTTSSDKGQTTTSSSPVVEVTQGSSSNGDGNSTQSSTTTTTTTTKSSDAGQSTTSSDPVVEVSQGTNGVNSPTQSSSSTTTTTSSDKGQTTTSSSPVVEVTQGSSSNGDGNSTQSSTTTTTTTTTSSDAGQSTTSSDPVVEVSQGTNGDNSSTQSSTTTTTSSDEGQTTTSSSPVVEVTQGSSSNGDGNSTQSWTTTTTTTTTSSDAGQSTTSSDPVVEVSQETNGDNSSTQSSTTTTTSSDEGQTTTSSSPVVEVTKGSSSNGDGNSTQSSTTTTTTTTTSSDAGQSTTSSDPVVEVSQGTNGDNSSTQSSTTTTTSSDEGQTTSSSAPVVEVTQGSSSNGDGNSTQSSTTTTTTTTTSSDAGQSTTSSDPVVEVSQETNGDNSSTQSSTTTTTSSDEGQTTTSSSPVVEVTKGSSSNGDGNSTQSSTTTTTTTTTSSDAGQSTTSSDPVVEVSQETNGDNSSTQSSTTTTTSSDEGQTTTSSSPVVEVTKGSSSNGDGNSTQSSTTTTTTTTTSSDAGQSTTSSDPVVEVSQGTNGDNSSTQSSSSTTTTTSSDKGQTTTSSSPVVEVTQGSSSNGDGNSTQSSTTTTTTTTTSSDAGQSTTSSDPVVEVSQGTNGVNSSTQSSSTTTTSSDEGQTTTSSSPVVEVTKGSSSNGDGNSTQSSTTTTTTTTTSSDAGQSTTSSDPVVEVSQGTNGDNSSTQSSTTTTTSSDEGQTTSSSAPVVEVTQGSSSNGDGNSTQSSTTTTTTTTTSSDAGQSTTSSDPVVEVSQGTNGDNSFNQSSSSTTTTKEISLKDNGSPKWNKTTKTYSSKTIRIPKSGRKLNSSSSETSTTVTSSSSSKPQTKYSWSSSSRKSYNGGKSKKYWTKRWTKKSRKINNGSFTIVAEESSDSLTDDGVAVTQGNDLRNEGNSGQSTVISSLPVVDTSADNQNSESSLTSSENTTKYSSKSSKVPKSNGGQSSISTSKTTKTVTTSTSSTPKVRSSSKKTSNSGKSVKTSSTTMTTTSSDQGQSSSGLSPVVKITQGIPQNDIESLNQVTTTTTSSENQVGVPSSPVLKVTKKTYVSKDGKTTRSSTTTTTTTTTKGSNQSGTLTLPAVDAIIVAKGLKSSTKTTTTSTKGTKLSDILTLPEVDASIAINGDESRSTSIKDTNILSKIDLSLPKLDASLNVGGGKSSSTSTTTTTTTSTKGSKSSLSLPEVDASISVNGDESRSASIKDTNILSKIDLSLPKLDASLNVGGGKSSSTSTTTTTTTSTKGSKSSLSLPEVDASISVNGDESRSASIKDTNILSKIDLSLPKLDASLNVGGGKSSSTSTTTTSTKGSKSSLSLPEVDASISVNGDESRSASIKDTNILSKIDLSLPKLDASLNVGGGKSKSTSTTTTTTTSTKGSKSSLSLPEVDASISVNGDESRSASIKDTNILSKIDLSLPKLDASLNVGGGKSKSTSTTTTTTTSTKGSKSSLSLPEVDASISVNGDESRSASIKDTNILSKIGLSLPKLDASLNVGGGKSSSTSTTTTTTTSTKGSKSSLSLPEVDASIAINGDESRSASIKNTNILSKIDLSLPKLDASLNVGGGKSSSTSTTTTTTTSRKGSKSSLSLPEVDASISVNGDESRSASIKGTNILSKIDLSLPKLDASLNVGGGKSSSTSTTTTTTTSTKGSKSSLSLPEVDASISVNGDESRSASIKDTNILSKIDLSLPKLDASLNVGGGKSSSTLTTTTTTTSTKGSKSSLSLPEVDNSISVNGDESRSASIKDTNILSKIDLSLPKLDASLNVGGGKSSSTLTTTTTTTSTKGSKSSLFLPEVDNSISVNGDESRSASIKDTNILSKIDLSLPKLDASLNVGGGKSSSTSTTTTTTTSTKGSKSSLSLPEVDASISVNGDESRSASIKDTNILSKIDLSLPKLDASLNVGGGKSKSTSTTTTTTTSTKGSKSSLSLPEVDASISVNGDESRSASIKDTNILSKIDLSLPKLDASLNVGGGKSSSTLTIPKTESKFSWSSSSKKISNPIRLTLPTINAGISVGGGDSSGSWSKLIKRSTNSTESNASDGPSLSGSIVGAGGSQSAESWSQRSGFSGDSSSVQGSPDIRIRLARGQTENDAQSQNSNSWTRSATQDSESLANGAISANGLNLEGSESSGGVATTIPGGSVGVTGQYPYWWGNGRWVGVGARPSWRYGWRPYGSGWGGWDNQY, from the exons ATGCGCTTATTCCTAGTCGCGGTTTTGGCCGCTTATTTGGCCTACGTAGCAGCCCAATCGCAATCTGATACGGTAACAGCAGTGGCCACCCCAGTTATTAAGCCACAGCCATGTTGTGAAAGTGTTCGGCAAACTCTAATTGAAATACGAAAAGATATACGCTTGTGGCTGCTGGACAGGCTTTTCGGAAAACTACTTCTTTTGCACGACGGAGAACTTCTCGGCAATACAAATTATGTGAATTGTGTCAATGGAAAAAAGCAGCTACCACTCTTAGATGGAAGCTCTAATACAGATCAGTCTGCATCTACTAACACTATAACCAAAATCATCGATGATGGACTTTCAAGCCAGACTACCTCCTCTTCGGCTCCTGTCGTAGAAGTAACTCAGGAATCCTCTTCGAATGGTGATGGAAACTCTACCCAGTCCTCGACAACGACGACAACTACAACGACGACATCTTCCGATGCTGGCCAATCTACCACCTCATCTGACCCGGTTGTGGAAGTCAGTCAAGGAACAAACGGCGTGAACAGCTCCACTCAGTCATCCACCACAACAAAGACATCTTCAGATGAGGGAAAAACTACCACCTCTTCGTCTCCTGTCGTAGAAGTAACTCAGGGATCCTCTTCGAATGGTGATGGGAACTCTACCCAGTCCTCGACAACGACGACAACTACAACGACGACATCTTCCGATGCTGGCCAATCCACCACCTCATCTGACCCCGTTGTGGAAGTCAGTCAAGGAACTAACGGCGATAACAGCTCCACTCAGTCTTCGTCATCCACCACAACAACGACATCTTCAGATAAGGGCCAAACTACCACCTTTTCGTCTCCTGTCGTAGAAGTAACTCAGGGATCCTCTTCGAATGGTGATGGGAACTCTACCCAGTCCTCGACAACGACGACAACTACAACGACGACATCTTCCGATGCTGGCCAATCCACCACCTCATCTGACCCCGTTGTGGAAGTCAGTCAAGGAACTAACGGCGATAACAGCTCCACTCAGTCTTCGTCATCCACCACAACAACGACATCTTCAGATAAGGGCCAAACTACCACCTCTTCGTCTCCTGTCGTAGAAGTAACTCAGGGATCCTCTTCGAATGGTGATGGGAACTCTACCCAGTCCTCGACAACGACGACAACTACAACGACGACATCTTCCGATGCTGGCCAATCCACCACCTCATCTGACCCCGTTGTGGAAGTCAGTCAAGGAACTAACGGCGATAACAGCTCCACTCAGTCTTCGTCATCCACCACAACAACGACATCTTCAGATAAGGGCCAAACTACCACCTCTTCGTCTCCTGTCGTAGAAGTAACTCAGGGATCCTCTTCGAATGGTGATGGGAACTCTACCCAGTCCTCGACAACGACGACAACTACAACGACGACATCTTCCGATGCTGGCCAATCCACCACCTCATCTGACCCGGTTGTGGAAGTCAGTCAAGGAACAAACGGCGTGAACAGCTCCACTCAGTCATCCACCACAACAACGACATCTTCAGATAAGGGCCAAACTACCACCTCTTCGTCTCCTGTCGTAGAAGTAACTAAGGGATCCTCTTCGAATGGTGATGGAAACTCTACCCAGTCCTCGACAACAACTACCACTACAACGACGACATCTTCCGATGCTGGCCAATCTACCACCTCATCTGACCCCGTTGTGGAAGTCAGTCAAGGAACTAACGGCGATAACAGCTCCACTCAGTCTTCGTCATCCACCACAACAACGACATCTTCAGATAAGGGCCAAACTACCACCTCTTCGTCTCCTGTCGTAGAAGTAACTCAGGGATCCTCTTCGAATGGTGATGGAAACTCTACCCAGTCCTCGACAACGACGACAACTACAACGACGAAATCTTCCGATGCTGGCCAATCCACCACCTCATCTGACCCGGTTGTGGAAGTCAGTCAAGGAACAAACGGCGTGAACAGCCCCACTCAGTCTTCGTCATCCACCACAACAACGACATCTTCAGATAAG GGCCAAACTACCACCTCTTCGTCTCCTGTCGTAGAAGTAACTCAGGGATCCTCTTCGAATGGTGATGGAAACTCTACCCAGTCCTCGACAACAACTACCACTACAACGACGACATCTTCCGATGCTGGCCAATCCACCACCTCATCTGACCCCGTTGTGGAAGTCAGTCAAGGAACAAACGGCGATAACAGCTCCACTCAGTCATCCACCACAACAACGACATCTTCAGATGAGGGCCAAACTACCACCTCTTCGTCTCCTGTCGTAGAAGTAACTCAGGGATCCTCTTCGAATGGTGATGGAAACTCTACCCAGTCCTGGACAACGACGACAACTACAACGACGACATCTTCCGATGCTGGCCAATCCACCACCTCATCTGACCCCGTTGTGGAAGTCAGTCAAGAAACAAACGGCGATAACAGCTCCACTCAGTCATCCACCACAACAACGACATCTTCAGATGAGGGCCAAACTACCACCTCTTCGTCTCCTGTCGTAGAAGTAACTAAGGGATCCTCTTCGAATGGTGATGGAAACTCTACCCAGTCCTCGACAACAACTACCACTACAACGACGACATCTTCCGATGCTGGCCAATCTACCACCTCATCTGACCCCGTTGTGGAAGTCAGTCAAGGAACAAACGGCGATAACAGCTCCACTCAGTCATCCACCACAACAACGACATCTTCAGATGAGGGCCAAACGACCTCCTCTTCGGCTCCTGTCGTAGAAGTAACTCAGGGATCCTCTTCGAATGGTGATGGAAACTCTACCCAGTCCTCGACAACAACTACCACTACAACGACGACATCTTCCGATGCTGGCCAATCCACCACCTCATCTGACCCCGTTGTGGAAGTCAGTCAAGAAACAAACGGCGATAACAGCTCCACTCAGTCATCCACCACAACAACGACATCTTCAGATGAGGGCCAAACTACCACCTCTTCGTCTCCTGTCGTAGAAGTAACTAAGGGATCCTCTTCGAATGGTGATGGAAACTCTACCCAGTCCTCGACAACAACTACCACTACAACGACGACATCTTCCGATGCTGGCCAATCCACCACCTCATCTGACCCCGTTGTGGAAGTCAGTCAAGAAACAAACGGCGATAACAGCTCCACTCAGTCATCCACCACAACAACGACATCTTCAGATGAGGGCCAAACTACCACCTCTTCGTCTCCTGTCGTAGAAGTAACTAAGGGATCCTCTTCGAATGGTGATGGAAACTCTACCCAGTCCTCGACAACAACTACCACTACAACGACGACATCTTCCGATGCTGGCCAATCTACCACCTCATCTGACCCCGTTGTGGAAGTCAGTCAAGGAACTAACGGCGATAACAGCTCCACTCAGTCTTCGTCATCCACCACAACAACGACATCTTCAGATAAGGGCCAAACTACCACCTCTTCGTCTCCTGTCGTAGAAGTAACTCAGGGATCCTCTTCGAATGGTGATGGAAACTCTACCCAGTCCTCGACAACGACGACAACTACAACGACGACATCTTCCGATGCTGGCCAATCCACCACCTCATCTGACCCGGTTGTGGAAGTCAGTCAAGGAACAAACGGCGTGAACAGCTCCACTCAGTCATCCTCCACAACAACGACATCTTCAGATGAGGGCCAAACTACCACCTCTTCGTCTCCTGTCGTAGAAGTAACTAAGGGATCCTCTTCGAATGGTGATGGAAACTCTACCCAGTCCTCGACAACAACTACCACTACAACGACGACATCTTCCGATGCTGGCCAATCTACCACCTCATCTGACCCCGTTGTGGAAGTCAGTCAAGGAACTAACGGCGATAACAGCTCCACTCAGTCATCCACCACAACAACGACATCTTCAGATGAGGGCCAAACGACCTCCTCTTCGGCTCCTGTCGTAGAAGTAACTCAGGGATCCTCTTCGAATGGTGATGGAAACTCTACCCAGTCCTCGACAACAACTACCACTACAACGACGACATCTTCCGATGCTGGCCAATCCACCACCTCATCTGACCCCGTTGTGGAAGTCAGTCAAGGAACAAACGGCGATAACAGCTTCAATCAGTCTTCATCATCCACTACAACAACGAAGGAAATATCTTTAAAGGATAATGGAAGCCCTAAGTGGaataaaacgacaaaaacgtACTCTTCAAAAACTATCAGAATTCCGAAGTCGGGAAGAAAGTTAAATTCTAGTTCTAGCGAAACTTCAACAACCGTAACGTCAAGTTCTTCCTCAAAGCCACAGACCAAATATTCGTGGTCAAGCTCTTCAAGGAAATCGTATAATGGTGGCAAGTCTAAGAAATATTGGACCAAGCGGTGGACTAAAAAATCACGCAAAATTAACAATGGAAGCTTCACTATTGTTGCAGAGGAATCATCTGACTCACTTACAGATGATGGAGTTGCTGTCACTCAAGGAAATGATTTAAGGAATGAGGGAAATTCGGGTCAGTCTACAGTTATCTCATCTCTGCCTGTTGTAGATACTAGTGCAGATAATCAGAACAGCGAATCAAGCTTAACATCAAGtgaaaatacaacaaaatattCGTCAAAATCCTCCAAGGTTCCCAAGTCTAATGGTGGTCAGTCGAGTATAAGCACTAGCAAAACTACAAAAACCGTAACGACAAGCACTTCCTCAACACCCAAGGTTAGGAGCTCATCAAAGAAAACTTCCAATAGTGGAAAATCGGTCAAGACTTCTTCGACTACTATGACAACAACATCTTCAGATCAGGGCCAATCCAGCTCAGGATTATCCCCTGTTGTAAAGATCACACAGGGAATCCCACAAAACGATATTGAAAGCTTAAATCAGGTCACCACAACGACAACATCATCTGAGAACCAAGTCGGCGTACCTTCTTCCCCTGTTCTTAAAGTAACGAAGAAAACCTATGTAAGCAAAGATGGAAAGACCACCCGGTCATCaaccaccacaacaacaactaccacGACCAAAGGAAGTAATCAGTCAGGTACCTTAACTCTTCCGGCGGTCGATGCCATCATAGTGGCTAAGGGGCTAAAATCGTCAACAAAAACTACAACAACATCCACCAAAGGAACTAAGTTGTCGGATATCTTGACTCTGCCAGAAGTTGATGCCAGCATAGCCATTAACGGCGATGAGTCCCGCTCAACATCTATTAAAGATACAAACATCTTGTCAAAGATAGACTTGAGTCTGCCTAAACTGGATGCCAGCCTAAATGTTGGTGGTGGAAAGTCAAGCTCTACATCGACAACGACAACTACGACAACATCCACAAAG GGAAGTAAATCATCCTTGTCTCTCCCGGAAGTTGATGCCAGCATAAGCGTTAACGGCGATGAGTCCCGCTCAGCATCTATTAAAGATACAAACATCTTGTCAAAGATAGACTTGAGTCTGCCTAAACTGGATGCCAGCCTAAATGTTGGTGGTGGAAAGTCAAGCTCTACATCGACAACGACAACTACGACAACATCCACAAAGGGAAGTAAATCATCCTTGTCTCTCCCGGAAGTTGATGCCAGCATAAGCGTTAACGGCGATGAGTCCCGCTCAGCATCTATTAAAGATACAAACATCTTGTCAAAGATAGACTTGAGTCTGCCTAAACTGGATGCCAGCCTAAATGTTGGTGGTGGAAAGTCAAGCTCTACATCGACAACGACAACATCCACAAAGGGAAGTAAATCATCCTTGTCTCTCCCGGAAGTTGATGCCAGCATAAGCGTTAACGGCGATGAGTCCCGCTCAGCATCTATTAAAGATACAAACATCTTGTCAAAGATAGACTTGAGTCTGCCTAAACTGGATGCCAGCCTAAATGTTGGTGGTGGAAAGTCAAAGTCAACATCGACAACGACAACTACGACAACATCCACAAAGGGAAGTAAATCATCCTTGTCTCTCCCGGAAGTTGATGCCAGCATAAGCGTTAACGGCGATGAGTCCCGCTCAGCATCTATTAAAGATACAAACATCTTGTCAAAGATAGACTTGAGTCTGCCTAAACTGGATGCCAGCCTAAATGTTGGTGGTGGAAAGTCAAAGTCAACATCGACAACGACAACTACGACAACATCCACAAAGGGAAGTAAATCATCCTTGTCTCTCCCGGAAGTTGATGCCAGCATAAGCGTTAACGGCGATGAGTCCCGCTCAGCATCTATTAAAGATACAAACATCTTGTCAAAGATAGGCTTGAGTCTGCCTAAACTGGATGCCAGCCTAAATGTTGGTGGTGGAAAGTCAAGCTCTACATCGACAACGACAACTACGACAACATCCACAAAGGGAAGTAAATCATCCTTGTCTCTTCCGGAAGTTGATGCCAGCATAGCCATTAACGGCGATGAGTCCCGCTCAGCAtctattaaaaatacaaacattTTGTCAAAGATAGACTTGAGTCTGCCTAAACTGGATGCCAGCCTAAATGTTGGTGGTGGAAAGTCAAGCTCTACATCGACAACGACAACTACGACAACATCCAGAAAGGGAAGTAAATCATCCTTGTCTCTCCCGGAAGTTGATGCCAGCATAAGCGTTAACGGCGATGAGTCCCGCTCAGCATCTATTAAAGGTACAAACATCTTGTCAAAGATAGACTTGAGTCTGCCTAAACTGGATGCCAGCCTAAATGTTGGTGGTGGAAAGTCAAGCTCTACATCGACAACGACAACTACGACAACATCCACAAAGGGAAGTAAATCATCCTTGTCTCTCCCGGAAGTTGATGCCAGCATAAGCGTTAACGGCGATGAGTCCCGCTCAGCATCTATTAAAGATACAAACATCTTGTCAAAGATAGACTTGAGTCTGCCTAAGCTGGATGCCAGCCTAAATGTTGGTGGTGGAAAGTCAAGCTCAACATTGACAACGACAACTACGACAACATCCACAAAGGGAAGTAAATCATCCTTGTCTCTCCCGGAAGTTGATAACAGCATAAGCGTTAACGGCGATGAGTCCCGCTCAGCATCTATTAAAGATACAAACATCTTGTCAAAGATAGACTTGAGTCTGCCTAAACTGGATGCCAGCCTAAATGTTGGTGGTGGAAAGTCAAGCTCAACATTGACAACGACAACTACGACAACATCCACAAAGGGAAGTAAATCATCCTTGTTTCTCCCGGAAGTTGATAACAGCATAAGCGTTAACGGCGATGAGTCCCGCTCAGCATCTATTAAAGATACAAACATCTTGTCAAAGATAGACTTGAGTCTGCCTAAACTGGATGCCAGCTTAAATGTTGGTGGTGGAAAGTCAAGCTCTACATCGACAACGACAACTACGACAACATCCACAAAGGGAAGTAAATCATCCTTGTCTCTCCCGGAAGTTGATGCCAGCATAAGCGTTAACGGCGATGAGTCCCGCTCAGCATCTATTAAAGATACAAACATCTTGTCAAAGATAGACTTGAGTCTGCCTAAACTGGATGCCAGCCTAAATGTTGGTGGTGGAAAGTCAAAGTCAACATCGACAACGACAACTACGACAACATCCACAAAGGGAAGTAAATCATCCTTGTCTCTTCCGGAAGTTGATGCCAGCATTAGCGTTAACGGCGATGAGTCCCGCTCAGCATCTATTAAAGATACAAACATCTTGTCAAAGATAGACTTGAGTCTGCCTAAACTGGATGCCAGCCTAAATGTTGGTGGTGGAAAGTCAAGCTCAACATTGACAATCCCAAAAACAGAGTCCAAATTCTCCTGGTCTAGTTCGTCGAAGAAAATATCCAATCCCATTCGCTTAACCCTACCTACCATTAACGCAGGTATTTCTGTTGGCGGAGGAGATTCGTCGGGTTCCTGGTCCAAGCTAATCAAGAGGAGCACCAACAGCACCGAGTCGAATGCCAGCGATGGTCCATCTCTTTCCGGTTCTATTGTAGGTGCAGGTGGATCTCAATCTGCTGAATCCTGGTCTCAACGTTCAGGATTTTCGGGTGACAGTTCCAGTGTCCAGGGATCTCCGGACATTCGTATTCGATTGGCCAGAGGACAGACAGAAAACGATGCTCAGTCCCAAAACTCAAATTCTTGGACCCGAAGCGCTACACAAGACAGCGAAAGCTTGGCTAATGGAGCAATATCCGCCAATGGTCTCAATTTGGAGGGTTCAGAGAGTTCCGGCGGTGTGGCAACTACGATCCCAGGTGGCTCTGTCGGTGTAACCGGACAATATCCATACTGGTGGGGCAACGGCCGTTGGGTGGGTGTTGGAGCCAGGCCCAGTTGGCGATATGGATGGCGTCCTTATGGAAGCGGTTGGGGCGGATGGGACAATCAATATTAG